The genomic window TTAATTGTTTTCTAAGAAATTGTTTTTTAAGTAACAATCAGccaataaaataacaaataatcAATTATTAAAAGTTTGTATTGTTATTACAGTgagaaagaaaaaattgaaaataaaaaattattgactgaaaaatattagtttttaaataaaaataatattataactaataaaatttattattttagatcaataaatatatttttatatataatatttaaataataaattctaaaatttaaatattaaattttaataatataaaaataaaatgttgattaatattaataaatagtgCTGGTTTCTTAACATATATTCCTTTAAATAATGATGTATATGCATATTTTGTGAAATTAATATAGACCAGCCACCAAATGAAAAATAATTTGTACTACTTGAAGATCACCAATAATAATATGACTTGGCCAAACAAAGTTAATACGGTAGGCCAAATAATCTGAGTCTAATTAGTGTTATAAATGGCACAAAGAATATACTAGCATTTGTACTTACAAAAGTTTCAAACACTaacataattatatataaaaagaattaAATCTATCTtgttaaaatattatattttgaatgAGCATATTTTTGTTGAAATCCATTTCTGATGGTTATAACTTATAACATAAATTCAATTCTTTCATTTTTACAGGAACAAATGATAGTTTATTCTAATGCAATAATGATGCCGTTTGCAAAACATCCTAATAGATAGTTAGATTAGATTTGGTGtctatgtaatatatatatagaagggaAATAACTCAACTTAGTTAACCTAAAACAGCATATAGTTCTTTAGCATACAAAGAATACAATTTGTGTGAATAAAATCCTGAATCTTGAGAGTATCTTTAGGGATATAGATAGTGATGAGAGGAAAGggggaaagaaaaaataaataaaataaaataagaagcaaAAGAAGTCCAAGTTTCCACAAAAACAAATCTGAGTCCCACCCACTTAACAGTTGCCCCAAAAGCAATAACAAGAAGATTCAGAAGGCCATCACCAAAACCACTAATCcaacactcactcactcacttcaTTCTTCATGCTAAATCCAAACCATGTCTGACCCTCCCACCACCCCATTGGCACCACCTCCAATCATACCTTCCCAACCCCACCAccctcaccaccaccaccaccaccaccaccctcctCCTCACCTCCCCCTCATCCACCACTCCACCGCCACTCCACCACCCCCTTCTCCATCTCCCTCCTCCTCCACCTCCTTAGCCAGAGAATACCGCAAAGGAAACTGGACCATCCAAGAAACCCTCATCCTCATCACAGCCAAGAAACTCGACGACGAGCGCAGACTCAAAACCGCatcatcgtcgtcgtcgtcgtcatcaGCCTCTCCTGCATGCTCCACCACCCCAACAAGTAGAAGCAGCGGCGAGTTAAGGTGGAAGTGGGTTGAGAACTATTGCTGGAGCCATGGGTGTTTGAGGTCTCAGAATCAATGCAATGACAAATGGGACAACTTGCTCCGTGATTACAAGAAGGTTCGCGACTATGAATCCAAATCACAATCACAACAACCAAACTACGACGACAACAAAGACTTATTACCTTCTTATTGGACCCTCAACAAGCAACAGAGGAAAGAACACAACCTCCCTTCTAACATGGTCTTCGAAGTTTACCAAGCCATTTGCGAAGTTCTTCAAAGGAAACAAACTCAAACTCAACCTCAAAGAATAACCGCCGCAACTCCAACAAcaccaataacaacaataaccacCCCACAACAAACTCAACCTCAACCTATCACAATAGTAACTTCACCACAACCACCGCCTCTTCTTCCACCTCCGCCTCCACCTGCACCGCCACCGCCGCCGCCACCACCACTaccccctcctcctcctcctcctccgccgGCGCCACCTCAGGCTCCGACCAGCTCCACCACTCCGGTGGTTTCAGGTAATGCACAATGTGCTAACTGCTAACTCAGTGTCACTCATTACTCACAaagctttctttcttcttcttttttcttttttttttttttcaaaaacataatatttttgtttaaaatttattattatttttggatgTTGTGTTGTGAGTGGGTTATCGGTCAAACTTGCAGGGTCTGAAAACCCTGCCACATTTAATGGGtcccatttttctaactcttcatctttttttttttttctaataccGTACAACCGGTTCCACAATACTTAAAATACACCCGAAACCCTCTTCGTGATCTCTGACCGTTGGATCAATCCGTGGATTTTATCACACGGTGGGCGAGGACTGTTTTCGTGCCATTGGTGCTTTCTCACACCACGTTGCTTCACTGCACAAAGATTCTGCTTctcattaaaaaatatatatattcagGAAATTAGAAGTGTTATGCTTttctatattttaaaattttaatttaatttttagtttcCNNNNNNNNNNNNNNNNNNNNNNNNNNNNNNNNNNNNNNNNNNNNNNNNNNNNNNNNNNNNNNNNNNNNNNNNNNNNNNNNNNNNNNNNNNNNNNNNNNNNNNNNNNNNNNNNNNNNNNNNNNNNNNNNNNNNNNNNNNNNNNNNNNNNNNNNNNNNNNNNNNNNNNNNNNNNNNNNNNNNNNNNNNNNNNNNNaaataaaataaaaaaaaattgaaaataaagggTTATACAGTACAATCATGCAGACCAGTGTGTGAGAGGGTACCACCTCATGATTGTCATGGATTTTGTGGGCTGTCCAAGAAAATAGATTCTAAGTTGCTTAATCCCTCTGGGTGTAATCATTAACATAATCCTTAATCCTTAATGATAACAAAATCTCAAATCTAACTCCATAATTATAAAAATCTTGCTTTGTCAGTTTTCCACGTAGTCAATGCCAATGACCCAATGCCCAATACCATCGCATAATCCTACTCATGCAAATTAATTAATTCATCAATTCACatttcacatttttttttaatttcatgctaGTTTAATTAATTGTTACATATTACATAGCATATGCTTCATTGTTTATTGTTTCATGATTCCATGCAATGTAATATGTTACAATTATTATTTGTTggatagggaggtcagaatcatcATCAGGAACAGAAGAAGAtagtgataatgatgatgatggatCCGAAAGTAAGCGTAGGAAAGTGAAGAACCTTGGTTCAAGCATAATGCATAGTGCTTCAGTGCTAGCAAGGGCATTAAGGAGTTgtgaggagaagaaggagaagcgCCACCGTGAGATGATGGAGCTTGAGCAAAGGCGGATACAGATGGAAGAGGCTCGAAACGAGGTTCAACGGCAAGGCATCGCCACCATCGTCGCCGCCGTCACCAACCTCTCCGGTGCCATTCAATCACTCATCAATAATAATCCTGAACGCCATGGCCAAAGATAATGTGCATCCCATgacatattattattaattaattaattattgcttCAATTTTCTCTTGATTATTATTAGTTCATTATgtgattcaagaaaaaaaaaagaattatatatAATATTCATTGGCCATTATTCTTTTGCAACCAGCTATCTATCTTATTAGAATTCAGTATCCTCTATATGGATTGATTTTCACATGATTTATATGTCAGCTGGAGAGTGATGTTGCATCCTGTGGTATATGTTCCATTCTTTGATGGAGAAACCAGGatataagtatataatttttCAATTCACTGGGACAAGCTAAGGTTGATCTTGTGATTGTTatgtatataatttttatttaatcaaCGTCTTACATTATTTGTTTGTTTATCTCTTACATATTATGAAATAGGGTATTGGATATTGAATATGGGATATCCACTTTGTGGTGTTTGGTTTATATAAGTGAAAAAAATGTGTTTTTGCCTTTAAGAAGGATGATGGCCACTATATATCATAGTTGTGTAAAACTTGTATGGGATAATAATGTCAAATTCATTGAAAGGGGAAATAAAGAGATGTGTTActtgatttatttttgttttttgcaTTGATacattttccctttttcttttttgtttttctcatggGCATTTCTCTAATAGAATAGCTTATATAGCTAGACTTATTTTCTTAGCTAGtgatattttttttctctaagaGTACACTTTGCTTGGACTCCCTCTCTCCCTCTTAAAATTGTAGGAAAAATTATTATTGCATACCTTTTGTGgaatttttctttaataaaagataactatttcttttttttataaagtATACTTTTAATAATAAATGTAAAAgatgtataaaaaaaatatacataaatgATTTATTAAAATTCATCAAAATTGTAGTGTATGCATTTTTATTTGAGAAGTGTTAGAAGTCAAttataatttattgtttttggttatcaTTTAGTCATGAACTTAATTCATTTGATTTTTAGTAATCTaacaacatattttattttatatttttaaatattgatgattaaatacaataaattctAATGATTTTTTAATATTCTTCTTTTTACTTCTAATATTAATGATAAATGTAAGTTTCTTTATTAACCTCATTCcatgtaaaattaaaatttgacttAATGTTTATTTCATGTGTGAATTCCACAGGTTTCGATTAGTTAAAGTAATTATGTATAAATGCGAATTAAATTAGTTTGTTGATATTAGGTTTagtttcttaaaagaaaaaatcGAGAGATTTTATGAAACTATTttgatttataaaatttaaaattctaactgtgtatatatgtatatatacatatagataCCTATAGATATTAAAGTGAATATTAACTAATGAAATTGTATATTCCATCTAAAAAGATGCATGGAGGGGTGTATATGGATTTTCAGTGGAAtagaatagaatagaataaagATAGCGAAGTGAGTGTGGTGGTGGGGATTCTTGAGACATAAATAGGCAAAGGGGGTATTGGAAGTAAATGAGAAAACAGAgctaatgagaaaaaaaaaatatttgtactTAAAAAGAAAGGAGTATATTGATAGATGGGTAAGTCAAAGGGGGGAGGGGGGAGTCAATTTTTCTTTTGACCACATAGGACACTGACCCCACCACTTTTGCCCCCTTCCCTTGTTGTACCCTCACTTCATAAAACGCCAAAACCATGATAGAGTCTCCTCAATGATTCATCTGATATTCCCAAAATGCCCCTCCCCGTCCCATCTCTCTCCCCTCCCCTGCTTAGTACAGGGCTACAGACTGCCTTTCCAGGCATCTTTAACTCGCCAATCCTGCTACTTTATCACCGACACACCAATTTAATTACGCTCTTTCTCTACTCCTCTCAAAGGGATCAAGCCTCACTTCCACTAAGCATACTAATCAAAAGTAAAATTCGAATTCGACATCTCTAAAAGCGAAAATGAGAAAGGTTATTTTTTTTATGCATTAAAAAAATGTTGATTTCATTCCCTTCTATTTATTCTAGCTGACGaattaaaaaaatactatattttatattaaaaaatactacataattatttttttaaaaatgtgcTTTTTAGTTNNNNNNNNNNNNNNNNNNNNNNNNNNNNNNNNNNNNNNNNNNNNNNNNNNNNNNNNNNNNNNNNNNNNNNNNNNNNNNNNNNNNNNNNNNNNNNNNNNNNNNNNNNNNNNNNNNNNNNNNNNNNNNNNNNNNNNNNNNaattttaaggtttaattattttgttggtcattatagttttgcaaaattttcaattaggtccctatacttttttttctttttaattggattcctacaccaaatttttttgagaaaaggacaaataggtccttgaccTTTTGTTCCGTagacatttttgtccctaaccattgaaaaatacttttaattctccctgaccttcacaaaacttggatgGATCAGTCCCGACGGAGACATTTGGACGAATCAGTCCCTGatagaggcatttggacggagggactgatccgtccaaattttgtgaaggtcaggaacttaaaagtatttttgaaTGGTCAAGGACAAAAATGTCCGCGGGATAAAAGATTAGGGACCTATttgttcttttctcaattttttttcaattaggtccctcttggtagtaattgacttaattgtatagggacccaactaaaaaaaaaaattggtgcattgactcaaataaaaaaaaaagtgtagagactcaattaaaaaaaaaattaatgcaaggactcaattaaaagaaaaaaaagatatagagacctaattaaaaacttTACAAAACTATAAAGaacaacagaataattaaacctaattttAATATGTATCCTAATANNNNNNNNNNNNNNNNNNNNNNNNNNNNNNNNNNNNNNNNNNNNNNNNNNNNNNNNNNNNNNNNNNNNNNNNNNNNNNNNNNNNNNNNNNNNNNNNNNNNNNNNNNNNNNNNNNNNNNNNNNNNNNNNNNNNNNNNNNNNNNNNNNNtgttttttctttcatgtttttttttgttccatttataaaataaataataataaatcatactttattctttaaaataaaatttaaaatttaaaaaatctaaaTCCCTGTATAAATGTCCTTAAAATTTAAACACTCACCTCCTTTGGTGATTTCAGTGTTATTAATGACGGgatctattttttcttcttttctttggtgATTTCAGTGTTATTAATAACGGAATCTATCATTAATTATGTATTAATATTTAATACTTTCACCTTTTTTATGAATAGGAGCTGTGCAAGTTAATAGTTATTGGTTAAAACTTAAAAAGTGACAGGAAATGAAGCAAATGCAGTGTTAGATGTAAGTACCCTCTACCCTCTTGTTCCTTGCTTGTTCCCATGGGCTCTTTTGGAAGAATATACTATAGTATACCCCGTTGTATTTATAATGCACCATTGCACCTTATGAAATCAATGTTCCTTGAATATGATATATCGTTTAAACCAATTAAATGTTGCTAATTTGAAAAATGAACAATActctaaattattttttgaataaacttttaatatattattttagtttttaataaattttgattattaaattactaaattagttTCTAATATTTTATTAGACANNNNNNNNNNNNNNNNNNNNNNNNNNNNNNNNNNNNNNNNNNNNNNNNNNNNNNNNNNNNNNNNNNNNNNNNNNNNNNNNNNNNNNNNNNNNNNNNNNNNNNNNNNNNNNNNNNNNNNNNNNNNNNNNNNNNNNNNNNNNNNNNNNNNNNNNNNNNNNNNNNNNNNNNNNNNNNNNNNNNNNNNNNNNNNNNNNNNNNNNNNNNNNNNNNNNNNNNNNNNNNNNNNNNNNNNNNNNNNNNNNNNNNNNATGTAGAGCCTGGATGGAACTTATTCTTTGATCACTTGCTTCTCccataatagtttttttttttttcttttttctttagcCCAATAATTAATcctaatgtttatatatattaGTAGTTCATTTCAATTTTGAAGGTGCTGAAACTGATAGGCATTGGAATGGAGGTGTGCTTCTTGTTGGAGGTACAGTAACAGGAGATAGAAGGAATGAGGTGCTATAAAAGAAGTTGCTAAAATTACAATTTTGCAATATTTGGACTTTGTTAGACTAACAATTTTAGATTGTGTTTCGTACAAAAATTGAGACAGAGAGAGAACGACTGAGATactaaaactaaattaaatttttgtattatatttaatgtaaaatatataagATTAAATtatgttttagtattttttaaatggactataattttatatcttaaaattaaaattttaattttaattttttattattaatcaaaatattaaatctCAATCCTTCAACTGCAATCCTAATCTCGGAAAATAAGCGCTATCTTATAGATTTGGTCCAGTTTGGATGACATGAATTTTAGTTTGAAGATTTGGTAGCTTTTCAGAAGACGGGACCTATGTTCAATCTAATAATTTTGCTACAATGTATGCGAGTCCTTACATAGATTTTTATATGCCACCTTATTTATGtgttaataaataatattattcggacttcaagagaaaaataaaataaaaacaaatacagTATTCACTTTGGGCCTACGCCGCCGTTgtcttttgaaaaataataataatacccaaGTACTGTACTTATAGTTTCTCGTTTGATTCTATAACTTAACTCATAAGGGAactttaactattttaattattttatttctttagacTACGTATAACTTCCAGTGGTcacataaattaaaaataatttttaattttaatatcatCTCTGTCCATATATTATTTAATGTTTGAGGTAACTACCAAATCGGTACCCGGAAGATTCTGGcgctgacaaaatggtacctgacttttgttattgacaaaatagtccctaaaagattttaaaatttgacaagcgtgtccCCGAGCTCGCCGGAACAAATTTCCGGCAAGCACAATGCTGACATGGCCACCGTATTTTGGTGACCTGGCAAGCCACCTCCCAAACCCTAATTCCTCCTTCCCCAACGCAGACTTCCTTTCCTCTTCCTCCCCATCGCAGCCCACCCCCTTAATGTTTAAGATTTACTTGTATCCCTTCTCATGTATTATGCACTATCATTATCAGTCTATCTATGGAGGCCTtaaattcaaaagaacaacaaaaacaaagggtaattttttttctctaaagatttgtaattatattattttgtaaaaaaaaatacattatcCATtatagaaacaaaacaaaaaaaaagattttttattttaataaataccaAATATAACAAAAGGAAATCGAACAGAAGagattgagaatttaaaaaaaaaataaatactctACAACTTGAGTCATTTTTTGgtgaaatttttttgttattttcataATTACTGTTTTCGCAACTTCTCACCTTTAAATACttccaaaattttttatctttcacAATGCCccatacaaaaatacaaaaagggTTATAAAAGATTGTCCTCTTCCAATGCCTCTACTTACTATTTGTCATAAATTCTATATTTTATACTATAACATtcacaaaagaagaaaa from Arachis ipaensis cultivar K30076 chromosome B09, Araip1.1, whole genome shotgun sequence includes these protein-coding regions:
- the LOC107616454 gene encoding wiskott-Aldrich syndrome protein family member 2-like, translating into MSDPPTTPLAPPPIIPSQPHHPHHHHHHHHPPPHLPLIHHSTATPPPPSPSPSSSTSLAREYRKGNWTIQETLILITAKKLDDERRLKTASSSSSSSSASPACSTTPTSRSSGELRWKWVENYCWSHGCLRSQNQCNDKWDNLLRDYKKVRDYESKSQSQQPNYDDNKDLLPSYWTLNKQQRKEHNLPSNMVFEVYQAICEVLQRKQTQTQPQRITAATPTTPITTITTPQQTQPQPITIVTSPQPPPLLPPPPPPAPPPPPPPPLPPPPPPPPPAPPQAPTSSTTPVVSGRSESSSGTEEDSDNDDDGSESKRRKVKNLGSSIMHSASVLARALRSCEEKKEKRHREMMELEQRRIQMEEARNEVQRQGIATIVAAVTNLSGAIQSLINNNPERHGQR